A stretch of the Solanum dulcamara chromosome 6, daSolDulc1.2, whole genome shotgun sequence genome encodes the following:
- the LOC129891121 gene encoding branched-chain-amino-acid aminotransferase 2, chloroplastic-like isoform X1 yields the protein MTQRAAYICKLFGSSSRHPQVEFRYYTPQVATSLRSCVYSDGDECPDVDWDKLGFRFMPTDYMYITKSSDVAGNFEQGQLNRYENIQLSPSAGVLNYGQGLFEGTKAYRQDNGGLSLFRPRENAIRMQIGAERMCMPYPSIDQFVDAVKQTALANKRWIPPSGKGSLYIRPLLFGSGSILGLAPAPEYTFLVYACPVGNYFKERTAPLNLYVDEDFHRASRGGAGGVKSITNYAPVLRAIRNARERGFSDVLYLDSVNKRYIEEVSSCNIFLVKGKVISTPIACGTILEGVTRKSIMEIAIDLGYQIEERLIEADELVSADEVFCTGTAVGIAPVGSITYKGQRIEYKLSSELACKKLCSTFVGIQKGHIEGKRDWIVDIE from the exons ATGACTCAAAGGGCCGCATACATTTGCAAATTGTTTGGATCTTCATCTCGGCATCCGCAG GTTGAATTTAGGTACTACACGCCTCAGGTTGCAACATCTTTAAGATCTTGTGTTTACAG TGACGGTGATGAGTGCCCTGATGTTGATTGGGACAAGCTTGGATTCAGATTTATGCCAACTGATTATATGTACATAACGAAAAGCTCTGATGTTGCTGGAAATTTTGAACAAGGACAACTTAATCGCTATGAGAATATTCAACTAAGCCCATCTGCTGGCGTCTTAAACTATGGACAA GGTCTGTTTgaaggaacaaaagcttatagACAAGATAATGGAGGCCTCTCTCTATTCCGTCCTCGTGAGAATGCCATCAGAATGCAAATTGGAGCTGAAAGAATGTGTATGCCCTATCCTTCCATAGATCAATTTGTGGATGCCGTCAAACAAACTGCTCTAGCTAATAAGCGATGG ATTCCTCCTTCTGGAAAAGGCTCACTTTATATTAGGCCTCTGCTTTTTGGAAGTGGATCGATACTCGGATTGGCTCCAGCACCTGAGTACACTTTCCTTGTCTATGCTTGCCCTGTGGGAAACTATTTCAAG GAAAGAACAGCGCCATTGAACTTGTATGTCGATGAAGACTTCCATCGTGCCTCACGTGGTGGAGCTGGTGGAGTTAAAAGCATTACTAACTATGCCCCT GTTTTACGCGCCATAAGGAATGCAAGGGAGAGAGGATTTTCAGATGTACTGTACCTTGATTCTGTAAATAAGAGGTACATTGAAGAAGTCTCGTCCTGCAATATTTTCCTTGTGAAG GGAAAAGTGATTTCAACTCCAATAGCATGTGGAACAATTCTTGAAGGTGTGACAAGAAAAAGCATCATGGAAATTGCAATTGATCTTGGATATCAG ATTGAAGAACGTTTAATCGAAGCTGATGAGTTGGTTAGTGCTGATGAAGTCTTCTGCACTGGCACTGCAGTTGGTATTGCTCCTGTAGGTAGTATTACTTATAAAGGCCAAAG GATTGAGTATAAATTAAGCTCAGAATTAGCATGCAAGAAACTTTGCTCGACATTCGTAGGGATACAAAAAGGCCACATCGAGGGCAAGAGGGATTGGATTGTTGACATTGAATGA
- the LOC129891121 gene encoding branched-chain-amino-acid aminotransferase 2, chloroplastic-like isoform X2 encodes MPTDYMYITKSSDVAGNFEQGQLNRYENIQLSPSAGVLNYGQGLFEGTKAYRQDNGGLSLFRPRENAIRMQIGAERMCMPYPSIDQFVDAVKQTALANKRWIPPSGKGSLYIRPLLFGSGSILGLAPAPEYTFLVYACPVGNYFKERTAPLNLYVDEDFHRASRGGAGGVKSITNYAPVLRAIRNARERGFSDVLYLDSVNKRYIEEVSSCNIFLVKGKVISTPIACGTILEGVTRKSIMEIAIDLGYQIEERLIEADELVSADEVFCTGTAVGIAPVGSITYKGQRIEYKLSSELACKKLCSTFVGIQKGHIEGKRDWIVDIE; translated from the exons ATGCCAACTGATTATATGTACATAACGAAAAGCTCTGATGTTGCTGGAAATTTTGAACAAGGACAACTTAATCGCTATGAGAATATTCAACTAAGCCCATCTGCTGGCGTCTTAAACTATGGACAA GGTCTGTTTgaaggaacaaaagcttatagACAAGATAATGGAGGCCTCTCTCTATTCCGTCCTCGTGAGAATGCCATCAGAATGCAAATTGGAGCTGAAAGAATGTGTATGCCCTATCCTTCCATAGATCAATTTGTGGATGCCGTCAAACAAACTGCTCTAGCTAATAAGCGATGG ATTCCTCCTTCTGGAAAAGGCTCACTTTATATTAGGCCTCTGCTTTTTGGAAGTGGATCGATACTCGGATTGGCTCCAGCACCTGAGTACACTTTCCTTGTCTATGCTTGCCCTGTGGGAAACTATTTCAAG GAAAGAACAGCGCCATTGAACTTGTATGTCGATGAAGACTTCCATCGTGCCTCACGTGGTGGAGCTGGTGGAGTTAAAAGCATTACTAACTATGCCCCT GTTTTACGCGCCATAAGGAATGCAAGGGAGAGAGGATTTTCAGATGTACTGTACCTTGATTCTGTAAATAAGAGGTACATTGAAGAAGTCTCGTCCTGCAATATTTTCCTTGTGAAG GGAAAAGTGATTTCAACTCCAATAGCATGTGGAACAATTCTTGAAGGTGTGACAAGAAAAAGCATCATGGAAATTGCAATTGATCTTGGATATCAG ATTGAAGAACGTTTAATCGAAGCTGATGAGTTGGTTAGTGCTGATGAAGTCTTCTGCACTGGCACTGCAGTTGGTATTGCTCCTGTAGGTAGTATTACTTATAAAGGCCAAAG GATTGAGTATAAATTAAGCTCAGAATTAGCATGCAAGAAACTTTGCTCGACATTCGTAGGGATACAAAAAGGCCACATCGAGGGCAAGAGGGATTGGATTGTTGACATTGAATGA